In the Nocardia asteroides genome, CGGCGCGGTCATCCGGCGCATGATCTCCGCCGTCTCGTGCACGGCGAACCGCCCGCCGTCCGGGCGGACCAGGTCCGCGTACCAGGATTCGTCCTCCTCCAGCCGGAACAGCGTGCCGGAGAAGTCGATCATCACCGCCTCGATCGCCACCCGCCCGAGGGTACCGACGGGAATGATCTCGCGCGCTCCGCGTTGAGGCAGGGCATGCGACTTCCCGAATCCGCGCGCGCCCTGATCGGCGCCGGCGCGGACGCCACCCTGGTGACCCTGAACCCCGACGGCAGCCCGCAGGTCAGCGTGGTCTGGGTGGCCTTCCGCGCCGGCGATGACGGCGACGAACTGCTCACCGCCCATCTCGGCGAGTACCGGAAGGTGCGCAATGTCCGCGCCGACGGCCGGGTCGCGCTGACAATTCTGGCCACGGAATCCGGGCCGTTCATGCGGCCCTACCTCGCGGTCACCGGCACCGCAGAGGTCGAGGAGGGCGGCGCCCCCGAGCTGCTCCGTGAGCTGGCCGCCACGCTCGCCCCCACCGCGGGCTTCCCGCCCGCCGACGCCCCGCCCGGGCTGATCACCCGGATCCGGATCGACCGGATCGGCGGCATCGGCCCCTGGACCGAGTGACCGGGCGGCCACCCTCCCGATAGCGGGAAGATGCCGGCGGGGACGGCAGCCCCGGCATTACAGTTCGA is a window encoding:
- a CDS encoding TIGR03618 family F420-dependent PPOX class oxidoreductase; protein product: MRLPESARALIGAGADATLVTLNPDGSPQVSVVWVAFRAGDDGDELLTAHLGEYRKVRNVRADGRVALTILATESGPFMRPYLAVTGTAEVEEGGAPELLRELAATLAPTAGFPPADAPPGLITRIRIDRIGGIGPWTE